Part of the Pseudorasbora parva isolate DD20220531a chromosome 13, ASM2467924v1, whole genome shotgun sequence genome is shown below.
agggcttattAAGCccggattaggccttagttcaattagagaaggaaaaaaaaaacatacctgatatgcatcttgagacaaaacaatggcagtgGATGTGCagtttagtctgggactaggtttaaagggatagttagccctaaaatgaaaattatcctattatttactcaccctcaaaatatgtattcgtctgaaagaagtgTGTATGagattctttcagacgaatacaatcggatttatattaaaaatgtcctggattttccaagctttataatggtgaATCCATTATATCCATTATAAACGTACTCTACACGGCTccgagggttaataaaggccgaATTGATGGgtttctataaaaaaaatatccgtGTTTAACACGTtatgaagtaaaatatctagcttccgacTGACTGCCTTCCGTGTTCAACTTTTTTACGCTACGGCAATGTCATCGTGCCAATTACACTTTTTTACGCTACGGCAATGTCATCGTGCCAATTACACTTTTTTACGCTAAGTCCAATGTCATCGTGCCATTACACTTTTTTACGCTAAGTCCAATGTCATCGTACCAGTTACGCCTTTTTATGCTACGGCTGATGTCATTGTCCCAGTTACACTTTTTTATGCTACGTCCGACGTCCTTGTGCCAATTACACTTTTTTTACGCTACGGCGATGTCCATGCCAGTTACACTTTTTTACGCTACGTCCAgtgccagttacgcttttttatgCTACGGCTGACGTCCTAGTGCCAGTTACGGTTTTTTTACACTACGTCCGACGTCATCGTGTCATTACGCTTTTTTACACTTCTTCCGACtccagttatgcttttttatgCTACGTTCAGTGTCCTTGTGCCAGTTACGTTTTTTTTACGCTATGTCCGATGTCATCatgccagttacgcttttttacaTTACGTTCGACGTCCTCGTGTCATTAAGCTTTTTTACACTACTTCCGACtccagttatgcttttttacgcTACGTTCAGCGTCATCgtgccagttacgctttttttttttacgctaTGTCCGATGTCATTgtgccagttacgcttttttacgCTATGTTCGGCATCCTCATGCCAGTTGCGCTTTTTTACACTACTTCCGACGTCACCATgccagttatgcttttttatgCTACGTTCAACGTCCTCATaccagttatgcttttttatgCCACGTCCGACGTCATTGTGCCAGTTAAGCGTTTTTACACTACGCCTGACGTCCTCGTGCCAGTCACACATTTTTTACGCTACGTTCAACGTCCTCTCGCCAGTTACGTTTTTTTCGTGATGTCGGACATCATTGTGGCAGTTACACTTTTTTCCACTATGTCCGACGTCCTTGTgccagttatgcttttttacgcTATGTCCGACGTCATTGTGCCAGTTATGCTTTTTCTGTAAATTCAATATGGAAGGTGGTCCAAGAGCTTGGAaggcttggaagagccaggacatttataatataactCAGTTTGAGACAAAAAAcaatttgtctgaaagaatgtCAGAtccacctaggatggcttgagggtgagtaaatcatggtatCATTTAAATTTTTGCGTGAACTATCCCTCTAAGCTTTGCCTGTGAAACCAGGGGACAGTGTAGTggtgttcatttattttcatcTCATAAATGGTTAGTTCATTTATAAGGTCAAACCTATCAATTATTCCATGGCCAACAAACAGAATGTCTCATCTAGGGGTGGGCATTTTGGACTATCACATCTATTGCAGTTATGCTTACATGATGTTACTGTGCTACATATTTTGGATACGTGTTTAAGCATTGCTGTTTTAAAATGAGTGATTTTTAAACTGTTGAAGTGCAATAAGCAGCAAGTGCAATAAGACTTTTTTTTGGACTTATTGGGCTTCACCAGGTCAAATACACTTGTGTCAAAAGACAAGTATCCACTGTAAtgtatgtcttaagtgaaggtAAACAGTTGAGTGAATCGGTATATTAGATCAtctttaaagtgacagcagcctaacaTGTCAATAATGTTAATAACAAGATTTAATTTACACAGTGAACACTGTGGAgtgttttttgttcatttaatcccttaaaggcacaatatgtaagatttttggaaaAATCTAGAgcagttatatattttgttgacttgtgtacttacactatccaaaatgtttccaagagCAATAAGCAATTTTTTAACCATGATACGGATTGTGTCCGTGTGTCGCCCATCAGTGACATCATACTCACGTTACCCTCGTTTtgcggttttattttgtagaaaccatggaaacactaGAGATGCGTTAATAAATTATGTGTtatattagacaggtgagcaactgtttggatacattcataaCCTGAAAAACTAATCAATGTTATATAGCTCACCACGTTTAGTCATATTGTTTGAATCTCGGtttcttgatttaccgtgaGTACCACATTTTACCATTCTACGTCTAATATcaatctagcttactgcagtgtgtgAAAAGTGATCTGTCCAGTCccaattcttttccaccggctgtgacaACATCTCCCATGCTACACCTTTGAATAGGTGACCATAAGTAGCGAAAaactacatattgtgcctttaactgtCATCGTCGCGCTAGCAGGCCGCTTGGAgctctctttatttttttatttatcatattagtaataattttaaattaggTATCATTTCATTGAAAGCTTACTCAATTCATCCTGTGAAAATAAGTTTGAAATTGGATGTTGTGTTACCATGGAATTGGTACTAAAATCTAAATGGGCTCCTCCCCTAGTGGGCGGTGTCAGATTTCATAttacataatttattttaactacttaataataaaaaccttttctaatcttgacaaaacatatatcgtcggaaaggtctgAGCCTCAAGGTTCCATGTTTAGCAACTATTTTGTGATAGAAATTATAATTTGGACAGAAATGTATCAATTTGTTACAGGAgaatgcataaaaaaaatcactggaATTTActtgacacccggtggctatttttggtacagcacctaaacaaaatctcatcttgacttgtgaatttttttaaaactttgttggacatatggctttgattttagaGTAATTTTAGTGTGAAAATGActaagtaaaatatatatttatttaaaataaaaatgtttagtaTAGTACATTTgatttactgtaaatttaaacttccataactttttcatacttaaaaaaaaaaaactttaaaactgAGCTGTCTAGGTCTATATTCCACAGCATTCTTGAATTAcagccatttaagtttggatagctCATTTTCACATCTATTGtcaaaaaggggggtgacaTTTAGgggttaattattttattaccactttattattttatatacaatGTATATAGTATATCATaaccttatttaaaaaaaaaaactatgttgTGGTATTGCTATTGGAAAAAAGATTACTCATATCTTGATCTAAGATTTTAGTCATATCATGCCAATAAATTCTAGCAATAAAGTCATGGAGCATGCACCGGATGAAGTTTTAAATGAATATATGTAAATGCATAGTAACAAGGTTTTAATATAGATGGGGAAGTGTTTATATTAAGTGCTGTGACTAGACTTTCACAAATGCTAACAATAACTTTCATTATAAATGTGCTGCGGTTTTACTGATTTTACAAATATAGATAAAGTACCAATATTCTAATgctatttaaaatgttcatgACTGGCACTTGAGTTTTTCAGTCACACCAAAAGGCATGTGAACTTCCCAACAGTGTTTCATGTTAGAATTAACATATTTGGGCAACAAATGGGATTTGATATGAAATAATTAAAGGACTTCgcttaaaataacatttatattaCTGTATTGAATGCTTTAGCAACAAAATAATTGCAGAAATGAATTTCATGACACTTGCTCTTTAAAAGATATAAAATCAAGAAGTAAAGCATGAATGTCTGAGGATGTAGCGCAGTCTCCAGAAGAGGGACGTGTTTGTTTAGGTTTATTCAACTTTGTTGTATACAAGTCAACTAGAAACAactttagttttgttttgttttattatcatCTTTATCCTGGCCGGTTAAAGGATTCCTAATCTCTTGTCAATCCTCTTTTATGAATCATCAAGCTTTCGGATCATGTTGGACCTCGAGATCCACTTTCCTGCAAAGTTTAGATTTTGCGGTGGATCTAAAACTTTGcagtaatcctgaagaccttgGTTTGCTGgtttaggtgtgtttgattagggctggagctaaactctacagGAAAGTGGATCTCGGTCCAGAGTTGAGGACCCCTGCGCTAGACCCTCAACTACTCATCCAGTATAAAGCATCATGTCTGAATAAaacaaacatgcaaactaaaactgataaaaactaAACACTATATCCTAAATTATGTTTACTGCACAATATTCATATATATGGAAATATATAAGTATTTTGAGATTAGGGATTGTGTTATTTGCAGAGCTTTATGGCACTGGATGGTCACTGACTAACTCTTTTGCCACGGTTTCCATTTCCGTATAGATGTGTGGATCTCATTTCAAGATCGTTTTTCACTCGCAATtcatgaaaaatgtttttttttttaataaaccatTTAAAAAGAAGCAGCATACGATATGATCGTTCAACAGTCTCTGAGCTCTTGCAGTGTTTATGTTATTGTTGAAAATCAATTCCTCTGGCGAAAATGTGATTTCTGATTCTGAAACCCAACTGATGCGCTCTACTAAAGTTTAAAACTGGTAAAATTGCATTGTGGGTAATGTGACTCCACATAGTTTGCTAATGAAGTATGCTAGCTATACCTCACTTGCATACTGAAGATATGCCTACTGTGTGCAGTATGTGTACTGTACTCATAAATTGGTGAAATGAATAATGAAATATGGACTTTTGTTTGCAATATATTATGATGTGCTATTTCGTGCatgaaaattgaataatttttaatgaatgtttgtttttaacGTGTGCTTTTAAGGCATGGTGTGTGGTGACTGATGTATCAAAACATGTCAGTGACTTTTTTGGCTGACTGCTATTGATTGTTTAAGTGAGTGTAACAAAAATGAACAGATTAACCAGTCGTTTCCTCACTTGACTTTATCTCTTGAATTTTATCACTACACAATCATTGAAAGTGACATTTGAGCATTGAACATGTTGGGTCTGTTACGATGTTCCCAGTCTCCATCCTGATAGAGTAACTGTAAATGATAAGGACatctaaacattttaaataaaacagtgTCCTTTAAATCTGGCTATATTGTGAAAAGTTTTGTATACCAAAATAAATAGGCAACATATTTTGGTTAGtcatttttttcctctcttaAATATCGGTTGCTCGAGATATATTATGACGTATATTCTTTGTTTATTGTGATGTGAAGTTTTCttcttatttatatttatatatattttcttctcTACTCAAATTGCAAGCCACCATGTGGTCATGACAAAAACATTAGTATTTAGAGTAATCTGAAAAATCCGAGGACGAATGAACTTGATCGTTTGTAAAAATGCCACAGACATGGGGGAAATTCCTTCGTCCTCTGAAGACACAATGATTCATCCTCCACGTTAAGGTTTTGCTTGACACCTCTGGGGTGATTTCCGCCCGCCTGTACACACAGTAGAAATCAAATTGAACGTGTTTATCCTGAAGTTACGAAATAGACACATCCTGAGGATGACGTCCAAAGATGTTAAGATGCGAATTGCATCAGTTAATTTGGTTTAACTGAGTTTTATGCTAACACTTTAAATTCAGGCCTCTTCCCACCTGCTCTGTAGTGGTATTTAATAGTTTGTGTGATCTGAAAATGAGCATGCTCTGAAGCCAAAACATTGAAATATTGATGATGCCAAACATGCCAAAGCAGCACTTCTGTTCAGTTTAAAAAAGATATTTAGACAAGCAGTTGACTAGAATACAGGCCCATAATACTGTCATCCTGTCTCAGTGCCACTTATTTCTTGTGTTTGTCAGCAGAGGTGATGACAAGAATGAATACCAGGAGAGCTCAAAAGACAAGACACAGAAgcagaagaaaaacaaaaaggaaCGGCAAGATGTGGAAAAACTCGAGGCCACAGTATCTGTTCCTCCTCCCCCGCCCCTCTTTAAGCAGGGGGATGTCGGACAACAGACAGAGGCAGGGAAGTCTGAACCCACTGACCCTGAAGTTGGAGCCGCTCTCAGCCCTCCAGAATCTTCCGCATCAGCCAAGCAGCGGCGTTCCATCATTCGGGACAGAGGCCCACTGTATGACGacccttcactgcctcaaggtTGGACGCGCAAGCTGAAACAGCGCAAGTCGGGGAGATCTGCTGGGAAATTTGATGTCTATCTGATCAAGTTAGTACAAGTTACAGGGAGTAACTTTTTTTGAGAGCAACTGTGACTATATTAATTTCACAATGACACGTACAGTAAATCAGTCATTATTCAAGTTATGTTACTGAGTCATTGACTACTTATTATAAGACTCACCGAAATGTTGCAAACGCAACAAAACTAAAGCTGTTAACACTGGAAGTACCAGTGGCAGCCTCAGATGTGCTATATTTCCATTCAACTGAAATAAGAtaattttacttacatttaatGGATTATATATTTGATCCCTATTCATTATGTACTTCTGTCAAAAGCCATTTTGTGATGTATCTGGTCTCACCATATGTTTATACAGTGCAGTGGTGGACAAAATTATTAGAACACCTGACAGATCTGAAAATATTGACCTTTTTTTGTCTtcaaaacatgatttcatttcgtaattttcatgaaaaatgcaaattgttagcctgacaagccagaaccagatcaagatgtttggtctggaaactcaccattgacagctcaatctgaggggcggataaacggttctttcaaactccctctgcacgcgataggatagcgctacaccaatcagagcaacgtgaagcgaagctagctgactgattaaacattcgccgtatccgttcagcaaaactccgaacacatcttccctttttaagaatgacttcagtgccgttctgtttttttctcagagaaaagcttaactccaagtccaAGTCGCGGTCAAatctgattcgaaaggccgccgttcgccagcctctgttactagaagcacgcaagctcaactctgccgtcattatgttaagccccgcccaccgactctttacacgatgtgattggcccgaccagagtttggtttttactgctcagaagtgtattgagagttgctagacgatactcgtggcagattagatttgctgccgctaggttgcgtctagatttctaggctagcaaatTGCTGCTCTAACCATCAAATAAGATGAAGTGAGTCAAACTGTTTTTATCCACTTTAATATTCGGTATGTCCACTTTTTACAACAATTACAGCATCATCTCTCTGGCACAGTGTCAGTATATTTCCTCTGAGAGCTTCAACACTAATGTTATCCCATGCCTTCTGCAACTGAAGCCAAAGGCTTTCCTTTAAGCTACAATAGATCTGTCCAGTATATTTTCCAACTCGCCCCAAAAGTGCTCTACTATGAGGTTGAGGTACGGACTTTGAGGGGGTCCATAATTTCCAATGTTCCATCAGATTCCTTCCATCACAGATAGTTCTGGCAATAGTTAGACAAATGTTTCGGGTCATCGTCCTCTTGATAAATCCATGCCCAAATTTCCCAATATTGTTCTAATATAATTTTGGGCACCGTTGTATGTAGTTGAATTATGTATTTAATTGTTTTGGCTCAAACAAAGTCACACTAATGTTAAATACtaatatgctaatgttttgagTAAGAATCCTTTCTATTTTATTGTTGCTGTGGTAATCAGATTTACAGCTGATTTGTCTGAGGCAGGGgtattattgttaactaaaacaaaaacCATAAAACAAGTTTTCGTTACTTGAAACTAAATAAACCTTAATGGAAATTGGAAACTTATTTTATATCAGCTAGTTGCCAAGTCAACCCTTTTAATTTCTGTCCCAGCAGTATTTGAAGCATGATGTTATAACTCAGTCATTGTTCAATAAATCTGAATGTACTGTACAGAGAGAGAGCTGTGCATTACACTGGTTGGTGTCACAGAGCTTTGTGTTTGAACTTGATTTACAAGACTTGTTGTATGgctaaataattaaatgatgGGAAGTTTATTGTTCTTCCACATGATTTGACATGATGAATAAGGGCATGCTGTTAAACACTGACTGATGTGTCACAGTTCCCACAATACGTATAATAAATACTTTAAAGAATGCTTAATAAGATCAAGCCTGAAATGAAAGAATATTTTTAGATTTGCACCACAGGTGCATATGATGTACTTTTCTGGTTACAAATTTAGCACACATAGACTCACTCAAGTTCAAATGTTCTTTCAAATTGCTTTTAAATTACTGTCAATTTAtagtaatgtttttgtttttcagcccAGAAGGGAAAGCCTTCCGTTCCAAAGTGGAGCTCATGGCGTACTTCCAAAAGGTGGGCGATACCACCACGGATCCCAATGACTTTGACTTCACGGTCACGGGCAGAGGAAGCCCGTCTCGTAGAGAAAAGAGACCGCCAAAGAAGCCTAAAGTGGTCAAACCCTCTGGTCGCGGGAGGGGCCGGCCAAAAGGCAGCGGCAAGGTACGGCAGGCTACAGAAGGAGTGGCGGTAAAGCGCGTCGTAGAAAAGAGTCCGGGAAAACTCCTCGTAAAGATGCCCTTTGTTGCCCCTAAAACTGACCCGGGGGCTCCGTTGGGGCAAGCGGTGGTTGCCAAAATGCGCAGAGGGCGCAAACGGAAATCGGAACAGGAACCGCCGAGCACCCCTAAAAAACGTGGCCGCAAGCCAGCAACTGCTTCGCAGTCAGCAGTGGGGACAGGCTCGGCTGCCGCGTACGCCGCAGCTGCCATTCTCACTGCAGAAGCCAAGAAAAAAGCTCTGAAGGAGTCTTCCGTGAAGCCTGTTCAGGAGAGGGCACTTCCTATCAAGAAACGCAAAACTCGAGAGACTTTGGAGGAGTTGGAGGGATCTACCACCTCTGTAACCACAGCGACGGAGAC
Proteins encoded:
- the mecp2 gene encoding methyl-CpG-binding protein 2 isoform X3, with the translated sequence MARGDDKNEYQESSKDKTQKQKKNKKERQDVEKLEATVSVPPPPPLFKQGDVGQQTEAGKSEPTDPEVGAALSPPESSASAKQRRSIIRDRGPLYDDPSLPQGWTRKLKQRKSGRSAGKFDVYLINPEGKAFRSKVELMAYFQKVGDTTTDPNDFDFTVTGRGSPSRREKRPPKKPKVVKPSGRGRGRPKGSGKVRQATEGVAVKRVVEKSPGKLLVKMPFVAPKTDPGAPLGQAVVAKMRRGRKRKSEQEPPSTPKKRGRKPATASQSAVGTGSAAAYAAAAILTAEAKKKALKESSVKPVQERALPIKKRKTRETLEELEGSTTSVTTATETFAKRLITSTVTPTCEEVETGQRPHKHPGRKHKEASTTDPGNGSSSGSGTATSSGGLKSHKKRDQRGQHFKHHHHHHHHQHHLQAMPPSTYTPQAHQLSLGHSTQGGPPAPASMENEPQDLSTSRPKAEHVACREEARTDSSSSRDAQNASKMAATDLRGQKTTVMGEGKEMRDIVPPSAVPRPSREETVESRTQVSEPVS
- the mecp2 gene encoding methyl-CpG-binding protein 2 isoform X1; protein product: MAAAESGEERLRGDDKNEYQESSKDKTQKQKKNKKERQDVEKLEATVSVPPPPPLFKQGDVGQQTEAGKSEPTDPEVGAALSPPESSASAKQRRSIIRDRGPLYDDPSLPQGWTRKLKQRKSGRSAGKFDVYLINPEGKAFRSKVELMAYFQKVGDTTTDPNDFDFTVTGRGSPSRREKRPPKKPKVVKPSGRGRGRPKGSGKVRQATEGVAVKRVVEKSPGKLLVKMPFVAPKTDPGAPLGQAVVAKMRRGRKRKSEQEPPSTPKKRGRKPATASQSAVGTGSAAAYAAAAILTAEAKKKALKESSVKPVQERALPIKKRKTRETLEELEGSTTSVTTATETFAKRLITSTVTPTCEEVETGQRPHKHPGRKHKEASTTDPGNGSSSGSGTATSSGGLKSHKKRDQRGQHFKHHHHHHHHQHHLQAMPPSTYTPQAHQLSLGHSTQGGPPAPASMENEPQDLSTSRPKAEHVACREEARTDSSSSRDAQNASKMAATDLRGQKTTVMGEGKEMRDIVPPSAVPRPSREETVESRTQVSEPVS
- the mecp2 gene encoding methyl-CpG-binding protein 2 isoform X2, producing MAAAESGEERLGDDKNEYQESSKDKTQKQKKNKKERQDVEKLEATVSVPPPPPLFKQGDVGQQTEAGKSEPTDPEVGAALSPPESSASAKQRRSIIRDRGPLYDDPSLPQGWTRKLKQRKSGRSAGKFDVYLINPEGKAFRSKVELMAYFQKVGDTTTDPNDFDFTVTGRGSPSRREKRPPKKPKVVKPSGRGRGRPKGSGKVRQATEGVAVKRVVEKSPGKLLVKMPFVAPKTDPGAPLGQAVVAKMRRGRKRKSEQEPPSTPKKRGRKPATASQSAVGTGSAAAYAAAAILTAEAKKKALKESSVKPVQERALPIKKRKTRETLEELEGSTTSVTTATETFAKRLITSTVTPTCEEVETGQRPHKHPGRKHKEASTTDPGNGSSSGSGTATSSGGLKSHKKRDQRGQHFKHHHHHHHHQHHLQAMPPSTYTPQAHQLSLGHSTQGGPPAPASMENEPQDLSTSRPKAEHVACREEARTDSSSSRDAQNASKMAATDLRGQKTTVMGEGKEMRDIVPPSAVPRPSREETVESRTQVSEPVS